The following proteins are co-located in the Halococcus saccharolyticus DSM 5350 genome:
- the hflX gene encoding GTPase HflX, with translation MKAIIAKRVDAGTADTGEITDLARAADYEVVGTITQTRTEDAGLHFGEGKVDELAALVAETGAETVIFDNRLGPYQTYNLGGRLPDDTTVIDRFRLILEIFGQRARTRKAQLQVELAELRYELPRAEAKTSLAKRDERPGFMGLGEYDESREQDIKAQISAIREELDGIEETEQHRREQRRESGFDLVALAGYTNAGKSTLLRQVAADVEVDENEDLHPDLEPTAESEDRLFTTLGTTTRRAAMDRPVLVTDTVGFIADLPHWLVESFKSTLDSVYRADLVLLVVDASESVESMREKLVTAHDTLYERNEAPIVTVLNKTDLVSPEELAEKREALSSLAPNPITVSAAEADGIDDLLERIERDLPDYERERLVLPMTDETMSLVSWIHDHARVEDVSYGDQATVAFEARPAVIERARDKASDLPLPESA, from the coding sequence ATGAAGGCCATCATCGCAAAACGGGTCGATGCGGGCACCGCTGATACGGGGGAGATCACCGACCTCGCGCGAGCGGCCGACTACGAGGTCGTCGGGACGATCACCCAGACGAGGACCGAGGACGCCGGGCTCCACTTCGGCGAAGGGAAAGTCGACGAGCTCGCGGCGCTCGTCGCCGAGACCGGCGCGGAGACCGTGATCTTCGACAACCGGCTCGGGCCGTACCAAACCTACAATCTGGGTGGGCGACTCCCCGACGACACCACGGTGATCGATCGATTCCGACTCATCCTCGAGATCTTCGGCCAGCGGGCGCGCACCCGAAAGGCCCAGCTCCAGGTCGAGCTCGCGGAGCTTCGATACGAACTTCCGCGCGCAGAGGCGAAGACCAGTCTCGCCAAACGCGACGAGCGCCCGGGGTTCATGGGGCTCGGCGAATACGACGAGTCGCGCGAACAAGACATCAAGGCCCAGATCAGCGCGATCCGCGAGGAGCTCGACGGGATCGAGGAGACCGAACAGCACCGGCGAGAGCAGCGTCGGGAGTCGGGGTTCGATCTCGTGGCGCTCGCGGGCTACACCAACGCCGGAAAGTCGACGCTACTCCGACAGGTCGCCGCCGACGTCGAAGTCGACGAGAACGAGGACCTCCATCCGGATCTCGAACCCACCGCCGAATCGGAGGACCGCCTGTTCACGACGCTCGGAACCACGACACGCCGGGCGGCAATGGACAGACCCGTTCTGGTGACCGACACGGTGGGGTTCATCGCGGACCTGCCCCACTGGCTGGTCGAGTCGTTCAAGTCCACGCTGGATTCGGTGTATCGTGCGGATCTCGTGCTCCTCGTGGTGGACGCAAGCGAGTCGGTCGAGTCGATGCGCGAAAAGCTCGTCACCGCCCACGACACGCTCTACGAGCGCAACGAAGCCCCGATCGTCACGGTGTTGAACAAGACGGATCTCGTGAGCCCCGAAGAACTCGCCGAAAAGCGCGAGGCGCTGTCGTCGCTCGCGCCGAACCCCATCACTGTGAGCGCCGCCGAGGCCGACGGGATCGACGACCTCCTCGAACGGATCGAGCGCGATCTCCCGGATTACGAGCGCGAGCGTCTCGTGCTCCCGATGACCGACGAGACGATGAGCCTCGTCTCGTGGATTCACGACCACGCCCGGGTCGAGGACGTCTCCTACGGCGATCAGGCTACTGTCGCGTTCGAGGCCCGCCCCGCCGTGATCGAGCGCGCTCGCGACAAGGCGAGCGATCTCCCGCTCCCGGAGTCGGCCTGA
- a CDS encoding DUF5518 domain-containing protein, whose translation MSPSSVHTRTIPPAWRFALIGALASLPLAVVVNWLPNSETDFAGGIMIFGAFIAGLIAATRSAEPDAAGLRAGLLAGVVGIFTPVAAAGTAIGTGVVAWPTPSELVFFVGASAVVLCLAPVFGSLCGRVGGWAANRVATRWTADAS comes from the coding sequence ATGTCACCGTCATCTGTCCACACCCGCACGATCCCACCGGCATGGCGGTTCGCGCTGATCGGCGCACTCGCTTCGCTGCCCCTCGCTGTCGTCGTGAACTGGCTTCCGAACTCCGAGACGGATTTCGCGGGCGGTATCATGATCTTCGGTGCGTTCATCGCGGGGCTCATTGCCGCAACACGATCGGCAGAGCCGGATGCCGCCGGACTCCGTGCCGGTCTTCTCGCTGGAGTCGTCGGAATATTCACGCCGGTAGCAGCTGCTGGTACCGCCATTGGGACTGGTGTCGTGGCATGGCCAACACCGTCAGAACTGGTGTTTTTCGTCGGGGCTAGTGCTGTAGTACTGTGTCTTGCCCCCGTTTTCGGATCGCTGTGTGGTCGAGTCGGTGGCTGGGCGGCGAACAGGGTTGCCACGCGATGGACAGCAGACGCGTCGTAG
- a CDS encoding ribosome assembly factor SBDS codes for MISLDEAVTARLESHGARFEVLVDPDAALTIKRGEFEGDLEDVIAAEDVFENASRGDRPAESDVEEVFGTTEPLEIIPEVIQEGEIQITAEQRREMQEQKRRQLINTIARNAINPQMDGAPHPPDRIESALEETDFRIDPMEPVESQIDEALDALRPVIPIRFEEVTMAAQIPAEHAGSAQAQIRQFGDLVREEWQNDGSWIGVVEFPAGLQNDFYELVSEQSGGEGETKKVRDEEDIRTR; via the coding sequence ATGATATCGCTTGACGAGGCGGTGACGGCGCGCCTCGAGTCCCATGGTGCGCGCTTCGAAGTCCTGGTCGATCCCGACGCCGCGCTCACGATCAAACGCGGCGAGTTCGAGGGCGATCTGGAGGACGTGATCGCCGCCGAAGACGTCTTCGAGAACGCCTCGCGCGGGGATCGACCCGCTGAATCCGACGTCGAGGAGGTGTTCGGGACGACCGAACCCCTGGAGATCATTCCCGAGGTGATCCAGGAAGGCGAGATCCAGATCACCGCCGAACAGCGCCGCGAGATGCAAGAACAGAAGCGCAGACAGCTCATCAACACCATCGCGCGCAACGCCATCAACCCCCAGATGGACGGCGCACCTCATCCGCCGGATCGGATCGAGTCCGCACTGGAGGAGACCGACTTCCGGATCGATCCGATGGAACCCGTCGAAAGTCAGATCGACGAGGCACTCGATGCGCTTCGGCCGGTGATCCCGATCCGGTTCGAGGAGGTCACGATGGCCGCCCAGATCCCCGCCGAACACGCCGGTAGCGCCCAGGCCCAAATCCGACAGTTCGGTGATCTCGTTCGCGAGGAGTGGCAGAACGATGGCTCGTGGATCGGTGTCGTAGAGTTCCCGGCGGGCCTCCAGAACGACTTCTACGAACTCGTCAGCGAACAATCCGGCGGCGAGGGCGAGACGAAGAAAGTCAGAGACGAAGAGGACATCCGGACGCGATAA